Proteins from one Bifidobacterium sp. ESL0732 genomic window:
- the xylA gene encoding xylose isomerase: protein MGLWDVDKIPYVGHDKGVKEELGFHYYDADRVVAGKKMKDWLRFGVAWWHTFDQQLVDPFGDGTAHRPYYKYTDPMDQALAKVDYAFELFQKLGVEYFCFHDRDLAPEGDTLRETNANLDKVVDKIEENMKSTGVKLLWNTSSLFTNPRFVDGASTSPFADIFAYSGAQLKHSLEIGKRLGAENYVFWGGREGYENLWNTDMAREKDHMAEFFHMCVDYAKEIGMGAQFLIEPKAKEPCMLQYDFDASTAISFLQKYDLMGTFKLNLEGNHANLATHTYQHEIRVARDAGELGSLDANQGDKLIGWDMDEFPTDLYETTAVMWEVLDEGQIGPHGGLNFDAKPRRSSFEAEDLFRTHIAGMDAFAAGLLVAAKMHEDKYIEDLVSKRYSSFDSGIGKTVEDGKATLATLEDYAIDKPQSQLIASTHSDHLESVKATINNYMIEALSE from the coding sequence ATGGGGTTGTGGGATGTAGACAAAATTCCGTATGTCGGACACGACAAGGGAGTCAAGGAAGAGCTTGGCTTCCACTACTATGACGCCGACCGTGTGGTCGCGGGCAAGAAAATGAAGGACTGGCTGCGCTTCGGCGTGGCTTGGTGGCACACTTTCGACCAGCAGCTCGTCGATCCGTTCGGCGACGGCACCGCGCATCGTCCTTATTACAAGTACACCGATCCGATGGATCAGGCGCTCGCCAAGGTCGATTACGCCTTCGAGCTTTTCCAGAAGCTCGGAGTCGAGTACTTCTGCTTCCACGACCGCGACCTCGCACCGGAAGGCGACACCCTGCGCGAGACCAACGCCAATCTCGACAAGGTCGTTGACAAGATCGAGGAGAACATGAAGTCCACCGGCGTCAAGCTGCTGTGGAACACCTCGTCGCTCTTCACCAACCCGCGCTTCGTCGACGGCGCCTCGACTTCGCCGTTCGCCGACATCTTCGCCTATTCCGGCGCGCAGCTCAAGCACAGCCTCGAGATTGGCAAGCGCCTCGGCGCCGAGAACTACGTTTTCTGGGGTGGTCGCGAAGGTTACGAAAACCTCTGGAACACCGACATGGCCCGCGAAAAGGACCATATGGCCGAGTTCTTCCACATGTGCGTCGACTATGCCAAGGAAATCGGCATGGGCGCGCAGTTCCTGATCGAGCCGAAGGCCAAGGAGCCCTGCATGCTGCAGTATGACTTCGACGCCTCCACCGCCATCTCCTTCCTGCAGAAGTACGACCTGATGGGCACCTTCAAGTTGAACCTCGAGGGCAACCACGCCAACCTCGCCACCCACACCTATCAGCACGAGATCCGTGTGGCGCGCGACGCCGGCGAGCTCGGTTCGCTGGACGCCAACCAGGGCGACAAGCTCATCGGCTGGGATATGGACGAGTTCCCGACCGACCTCTACGAGACCACCGCGGTGATGTGGGAAGTGCTCGACGAAGGCCAGATCGGCCCTCACGGCGGCCTGAACTTCGACGCCAAGCCTCGCCGCAGCTCCTTCGAAGCCGAAGATCTCTTCCGCACCCACATCGCGGGCATGGACGCCTTCGCCGCCGGCCTTCTGGTCGCCGCGAAGATGCACGAGGACAAGTACATCGAGGATCTCGTTTCGAAGCGTTACAGCTCCTTCGACTCTGGCATCGGCAAGACCGTCGAAGACGGCAAGGCTACGCTCGCCACACTCGAGGATTATGCGATCGACAAGCCGCAGAGCCAGCTCATCGCCTCCACTCACTCCGATCACCTTGAGAGCGTCAAGGCCACGATTAACAACTACATGATCGAGGCTCTGAGCGAGTAA
- a CDS encoding alpha/beta hydrolase — MQYITKTIKGTDGSEATLTGYIIDNSKEIDPDRRRPAVLIFPGGGFNKVTDREAEPIAMMAMGAGVQAFVLRYSIAPSRYPVQMLEGAEAMKIIRANAEEWHVDPKAVTVIGFSCGGQLAASMATTTGDDVMRENGYDPDAVRANGLALGYPVLTAGKYTHAGTVDKLLGEKKTDQKMLDEISCEKHVDAKTPTTFIWQTVTDAVVPVQNSLLFINACVDAGVPVEAHIFPHGPHSLALATAETAVTGNAAQIEPSAQVWPSLWADWIKRNFVK; from the coding sequence ATGCAATACATTACCAAGACTATCAAAGGCACCGATGGCAGCGAGGCGACGCTCACCGGCTATATCATCGACAACTCCAAGGAAATCGACCCGGACCGTCGCCGCCCGGCGGTGCTCATCTTCCCCGGCGGCGGCTTCAACAAGGTGACCGACCGCGAGGCCGAACCCATCGCGATGATGGCCATGGGCGCCGGCGTGCAGGCGTTCGTGCTGCGCTATTCCATCGCCCCTTCGCGCTACCCGGTGCAGATGCTCGAGGGCGCCGAGGCCATGAAGATCATCCGAGCCAACGCCGAAGAATGGCATGTCGACCCCAAGGCCGTCACCGTCATCGGCTTCTCATGCGGCGGCCAGCTCGCCGCGTCGATGGCCACGACCACCGGCGACGATGTGATGCGCGAAAATGGCTATGATCCCGACGCCGTGCGCGCCAACGGCCTGGCGCTGGGCTACCCGGTCCTGACGGCCGGCAAATACACGCACGCCGGCACGGTCGACAAACTGCTCGGCGAGAAGAAAACCGACCAGAAGATGCTCGATGAGATTTCCTGCGAGAAGCATGTGGACGCCAAGACGCCGACCACCTTCATCTGGCAGACTGTCACCGACGCTGTGGTGCCGGTGCAGAACTCGCTGCTTTTCATCAACGCCTGCGTCGATGCCGGCGTGCCTGTCGAGGCGCATATCTTCCCGCACGGCCCGCATAGCCTTGCCTTGGCCACCGCCGAGACCGCCGTTACCGGCAACGCCGCGCAAATCGAGCCAAGCGCGCAGGTATGGCCAAGCCTGTGGGCCGATTGGATCAAGCGCAACTTCGTGAAGTAA
- a CDS encoding InlB B-repeat-containing protein, whose product MKKLSMIIAAATLSVATMVAPAANAAMPAQPSPVSQVETSQNTTSNALADGETHEDTSNTSTQQLQSKTTTPSAADHQGNQDQNNKSENNQTKNSQSSQNVASQDAQNPNSKSEDTQSQSVNPQPAADHAPKTSGNVPAPEDDDEGTVIVSAWNRDHDESHPVQGQMTAKVGEQVDLEKLIEQAANQESFVGAHPSFEENGQTYYYFNSGWNSEPDGSGTTLLSAYGFTDNYTMQPGEHHFYMIWHKYEIKFYGDSGNGVYNASPSTGTDTLGGKVTLQKPQFNLHWSDWNFKGWSTSPDGSGTFIKAGEQFTMPDKIEDYQLDPIIDGVNRLSIILYGQWQKTATVSFETGEGGTPIDDLNVDLGEYIATMPQDPTRDGYKFAGWRVDGEPFSQWTRLHDDITLVASWTPIASFDAATGNSDDDPDDILANFLQQVKLPEAPTKTFNASTPAATTYRQRFLGWQAEGDDAVHQAGKTVDLKTPAQYTARYAKYQLNIVPGDDATGAAKKVADLGGDLQDTFDKLPEAPASYTYEKHHFVGWKIAGDSHLYKAGDSFTAIDSMPLEAVTEATRSGEPYAAIILTAQWEKDASDPAPSGGTDDQPSDGSNSSDGSVNSDSSDNSDGSNDSDDTNDSNDSDSSNNADNPDDSDNADDTSDADNSNQLVESTDENKSNDSDKLSDTSDSKDNQKTDGKKTGSAAQQNGTLAVTGAQAVAVALAAVVLLAFGIVIAVAKRRRD is encoded by the coding sequence ATGAAAAAATTATCAATGATTATTGCCGCAGCAACGCTCTCCGTCGCCACTATGGTGGCCCCGGCAGCGAACGCCGCGATGCCAGCTCAACCGTCTCCCGTAAGTCAGGTGGAGACGTCGCAGAATACCACGTCAAATGCCTTGGCCGATGGCGAGACCCACGAGGATACTTCCAACACCTCCACTCAGCAGCTTCAGTCTAAGACGACAACTCCTTCGGCCGCAGACCACCAAGGCAACCAGGACCAAAACAACAAGTCCGAAAACAACCAGACTAAGAATTCCCAATCTTCTCAGAACGTTGCATCTCAGGACGCTCAAAACCCGAACAGCAAGTCTGAGGATACTCAATCCCAGAGCGTCAACCCTCAGCCTGCCGCCGACCACGCGCCCAAGACTTCGGGTAACGTCCCCGCCCCGGAGGACGACGACGAGGGCACCGTTATCGTCTCGGCATGGAACCGCGACCACGATGAAAGCCATCCCGTGCAGGGCCAGATGACGGCCAAGGTCGGTGAGCAGGTCGATCTGGAGAAGCTCATCGAGCAGGCGGCCAATCAAGAGTCTTTCGTCGGTGCGCATCCCTCGTTCGAAGAGAACGGCCAGACCTACTATTACTTCAATTCCGGTTGGAACAGCGAGCCCGACGGCTCCGGCACGACGTTGCTGAGCGCCTACGGATTTACCGACAACTATACGATGCAGCCGGGTGAACACCACTTCTATATGATTTGGCACAAATACGAGATCAAGTTCTACGGCGACTCCGGCAACGGAGTCTACAACGCATCCCCGAGCACCGGTACGGATACTCTCGGCGGCAAGGTAACCCTTCAGAAGCCTCAGTTCAACTTGCACTGGTCCGATTGGAATTTCAAGGGCTGGAGCACTTCCCCGGACGGCAGCGGCACGTTTATCAAAGCTGGTGAGCAGTTCACCATGCCCGACAAGATCGAGGATTATCAGCTCGACCCGATTATCGACGGCGTCAACAGGCTGTCGATCATCCTCTACGGCCAGTGGCAGAAGACCGCGACCGTCTCGTTCGAAACCGGCGAGGGCGGAACCCCTATCGACGACCTGAACGTCGACCTGGGGGAGTACATCGCCACCATGCCGCAGGATCCGACAAGGGACGGCTACAAGTTCGCGGGCTGGCGTGTCGATGGCGAGCCGTTCTCGCAGTGGACACGTCTTCATGACGACATTACGTTGGTCGCCTCTTGGACTCCGATAGCGAGCTTCGATGCCGCGACCGGTAACAGCGATGATGATCCGGACGATATCCTCGCCAATTTTCTGCAGCAGGTGAAGCTGCCGGAAGCGCCTACGAAGACGTTCAATGCATCAACGCCTGCCGCTACGACCTATCGCCAGCGGTTCTTGGGCTGGCAGGCCGAGGGCGACGATGCCGTGCATCAGGCGGGAAAGACCGTCGATTTGAAGACTCCTGCCCAATACACCGCTCGGTACGCGAAGTACCAGTTGAATATTGTGCCGGGTGATGATGCGACTGGCGCGGCCAAGAAGGTGGCTGACCTTGGCGGCGATTTGCAGGATACTTTCGACAAGCTTCCGGAAGCGCCTGCAAGTTACACGTATGAAAAGCACCATTTCGTCGGCTGGAAGATTGCGGGAGATTCCCATCTGTATAAGGCCGGCGACTCGTTCACTGCTATTGATTCCATGCCACTTGAGGCGGTAACCGAAGCAACCCGCAGCGGCGAGCCCTACGCTGCCATCATACTGACCGCCCAGTGGGAGAAGGACGCTTCCGACCCCGCGCCTTCCGGTGGAACGGATGACCAGCCAAGTGATGGCTCTAATAGCTCCGACGGCTCTGTTAACTCCGACAGTTCGGACAATTCGGACGGTTCCAACGATTCGGATGATACCAACGATTCGAATGATTCCGACAGTTCGAACAACGCTGATAATCCTGATGACTCAGATAACGCTGACGATACAAGCGATGCCGATAATTCCAATCAGTTGGTTGAGTCGACCGATGAGAACAAGTCGAATGATTCTGACAAGCTTTCCGACACCAGCGATTCCAAGGACAATCAGAAAACCGATGGCAAGAAAACTGGCTCAGCGGCGCAGCAGAACGGCACTTTGGCCGTAACCGGTGCGCAGGCGGTGGCTGTTGCGCTCGCAGCCGTGGTGTTGCTGGCTTTCGGCATCGTCATCGCCGTCGCCAAGAGGCGTCGTGACTGA
- the rsmI gene encoding 16S rRNA (cytidine(1402)-2'-O)-methyltransferase, translating to MESSDMESTEQGTSEHDVTQSGPMIEIPRGTVVLAATPIGNVGDASGRLKALIERADIVAAEDTRRLYDLANRLGVRVGGRVVANHDHNERAKADGLLDEVERGATVLVVSDAGMPTVNDPGVAIVRRAIERDLPVTCAPGPSAVLDALALSGLPTDRFCYEGFVPRKHNERIQRFRSLLGERRTIVFYETLHRIAETMDDLLEMFGPNRPMALCRELTKDYEQIRRGTIAEIHQSVVDDPPRGEIVLVIAGASEEEALKAGEATAAVLSIDDMAALAVERAAKTNERIKDAIAEVVKAHPLPDGSLPNRKAVYTAALKLK from the coding sequence ATGGAATCGAGTGATATGGAATCTACGGAACAGGGAACTAGCGAACACGACGTGACGCAAAGTGGTCCGATGATTGAGATACCGCGGGGAACGGTTGTGCTGGCGGCCACGCCGATCGGCAACGTGGGCGACGCCTCGGGCCGTCTCAAGGCGCTGATCGAGCGGGCCGACATCGTCGCGGCAGAGGACACGCGCCGGCTTTACGACCTGGCCAACCGCCTCGGCGTGCGCGTCGGCGGCCGTGTCGTGGCCAACCATGACCACAACGAGCGTGCGAAGGCCGACGGTCTGCTCGATGAGGTCGAGCGCGGGGCGACTGTGCTGGTGGTTTCGGACGCAGGTATGCCCACCGTCAACGATCCAGGTGTGGCCATCGTCCGTCGTGCCATCGAGCGCGACTTGCCGGTGACCTGCGCGCCCGGCCCCTCCGCCGTGCTCGACGCGCTCGCGCTTTCTGGCTTGCCGACCGACCGTTTCTGCTACGAGGGCTTCGTGCCGCGCAAGCACAACGAACGTATCCAACGCTTCCGCTCGTTGCTGGGGGAGCGACGCACCATCGTTTTCTACGAAACCTTGCATCGTATCGCCGAGACGATGGATGATTTGCTCGAGATGTTTGGCCCGAACCGCCCGATGGCGCTGTGCCGCGAGCTGACCAAGGACTATGAGCAGATTCGCCGCGGCACCATCGCCGAAATCCATCAGTCGGTTGTCGACGACCCGCCGCGCGGCGAAATCGTTTTGGTCATTGCCGGCGCAAGCGAGGAAGAAGCCCTGAAAGCGGGCGAGGCGACGGCAGCTGTCTTAAGCATCGATGACATGGCCGCGCTCGCCGTCGAGCGTGCCGCCAAAACCAACGAACGCATCAAGGATGCCATCGCCGAGGTTGTTAAGGCTCATCCGCTTCCCGACGGCTCCCTTCCCAATCGCAAGGCCGTCTACACTGCCGCTCTCAAGCTGAAATGA
- a CDS encoding TetR/AcrR family transcriptional regulator, which yields MKIMKRGPYAKGQRKREEIIATATRVFSQQGFNQSSMVGIAKACHISRTALLHYFPNKQSLLIAVLRERDKRQELLLNQQIDDGSTSLQILAKQLELTKFNIADPWQISLYTIIASEATESNHPAHRYFAHRYAHAREISRNTFSQLKRDGYLREDVNVEALAANLLALMDGLQIQWLYAPKSIDILAQLKAAIQPYLTVSLDSDEPSTGFPGDIRSAC from the coding sequence ATGAAAATTATGAAGCGTGGGCCATATGCGAAAGGTCAAAGAAAACGTGAGGAAATAATCGCCACCGCAACCCGCGTTTTTTCGCAACAAGGCTTCAATCAAAGCAGCATGGTAGGAATCGCCAAGGCGTGCCATATCTCCAGAACCGCCCTGCTCCATTACTTCCCGAATAAGCAGTCACTGCTCATCGCCGTGCTGAGGGAACGCGACAAGAGGCAGGAACTTCTGCTTAATCAGCAGATCGACGACGGCTCCACAAGCCTGCAAATACTGGCAAAACAGCTCGAACTCACCAAATTCAATATCGCCGACCCTTGGCAAATCAGCCTGTATACCATCATCGCCTCGGAAGCCACCGAGTCGAACCACCCGGCACATCGATACTTCGCGCACCGCTATGCGCATGCGCGCGAAATAAGCCGAAACACATTTTCGCAATTGAAACGCGACGGATACCTGCGCGAGGACGTCAACGTTGAAGCCCTCGCGGCGAACCTGCTGGCCCTGATGGACGGACTGCAGATCCAGTGGCTCTATGCCCCGAAAAGCATCGACATATTAGCCCAGCTCAAGGCCGCAATTCAGCCTTATCTTACCGTCTCCCTTGACAGCGACGAACCTTCGACTGGCTTCCCGGGCGACATTCGATCGGCGTGCTAG
- a CDS encoding MFS transporter, with translation MSQPENVPAPKQDATAEREPKGYVLTYSLAMYGLMICIMMPALGGLSIRLQDINNGNLKAATAQLSIVTGCGAIFALFAQPLFGRLSDRTRGKFGMRRPWIIAGVVGAGLSVAGIGFAKNMTTLLVLWCLAQTFSNMAQAAETATLPDQVPENRRGIVSGIAGACSPLGMLTGSLLLAVFSQDAPRFVVPGIIDIIFGIIFALVLKDKVFSKDKELKPLSVKEFFGSFVFNPRKAPDLGWTWLSKFFVMFGSAAVGSYLTLFLAAKFGMKTSEQTKFNLYFNIVEIGMVIIVSVLGGKLSDQFGKRRPFVAASGIIIALGVLLIAFAPVFGHAVGLVAILVGGGVMGGGSGLFFAVDMALSTEVLPSTEDTAKDLGVLNIANTLPQSIAPFIANWIIAAVGGAGFTVWFCIGAVVAVAGGITVMKVKSVE, from the coding sequence ATGTCACAACCAGAAAATGTGCCCGCGCCGAAGCAAGACGCTACGGCGGAACGCGAGCCGAAAGGCTACGTCCTCACATATTCGCTGGCCATGTATGGCCTGATGATCTGCATTATGATGCCGGCCCTCGGCGGTCTTTCCATCAGGTTGCAGGATATCAACAACGGCAATCTCAAAGCCGCGACCGCTCAACTTTCCATCGTCACCGGTTGTGGTGCCATATTCGCGCTCTTCGCCCAGCCGCTTTTTGGCCGTCTTTCTGACAGAACCCGAGGCAAGTTCGGCATGCGTCGCCCGTGGATTATCGCCGGCGTTGTCGGCGCTGGCCTTTCCGTGGCCGGCATCGGCTTTGCCAAGAATATGACCACCCTTCTGGTGCTCTGGTGCTTGGCGCAAACTTTCTCGAACATGGCGCAGGCTGCTGAGACGGCGACGTTGCCGGATCAGGTTCCCGAAAATCGTCGTGGCATCGTTTCCGGTATCGCGGGCGCCTGCTCGCCGCTGGGTATGCTGACTGGTTCGCTGCTTCTGGCTGTTTTCTCCCAAGATGCGCCCCGCTTTGTGGTGCCTGGCATCATCGACATCATCTTCGGCATTATCTTCGCCCTCGTTCTCAAGGACAAGGTCTTTTCCAAGGACAAGGAGCTCAAGCCGCTGAGTGTCAAGGAGTTCTTCGGCTCCTTCGTCTTCAACCCGCGCAAGGCCCCCGATCTGGGCTGGACTTGGCTTTCCAAATTCTTTGTGATGTTCGGTTCCGCCGCGGTCGGTTCCTATCTAACCCTCTTCCTTGCCGCCAAGTTCGGCATGAAGACCAGTGAACAGACCAAGTTCAACCTTTACTTCAATATCGTTGAGATTGGAATGGTGATCATCGTCTCCGTTCTCGGCGGCAAGCTTTCCGACCAGTTCGGCAAGCGTCGTCCCTTCGTTGCGGCTTCCGGCATCATCATCGCTCTTGGCGTGCTGTTGATTGCTTTCGCCCCCGTTTTCGGACACGCTGTCGGCTTGGTTGCCATCCTCGTCGGTGGTGGTGTCATGGGCGGCGGCAGCGGTCTCTTCTTTGCCGTCGATATGGCGCTTAGCACCGAGGTGCTGCCCTCCACGGAAGATACCGCGAAAGATCTCGGCGTTCTCAATATCGCCAATACCCTTCCTCAGTCGATTGCACCGTTCATCGCCAACTGGATCATCGCCGCTGTCGGCGGGGCCGGTTTCACCGTATGGTTCTGTATTGGCGCCGTGGTCGCGGTGGCCGGGGGTATCACCGTTATGAAGGTCAAGAGCGTCGAGTGA
- a CDS encoding glycoside hydrolase family 3 N-terminal domain-containing protein: protein MAEQAKEHFPFEDSSLPTDERVKDLLGRMTLEEKAGLMFQNMAMFGPVDQGAPVFGLPSLEEMITKDHMSYFNMVGTGKTGRDMAEWYNKAQHIALQQRLPIPLTISSDPRHSFTDNPGTGMLSGAFSQWPESLGLAALRDKETVKRYGDIVRQEYRAVGLSSALHPQIDVMTEPRWARCNGTFGEDADLVSECTTAYINGLQGEKLGPDSVAAMIKHFPGGGPEKDGEDPHFDYGKDQVYPGNNLEYHLKPFKAAIAAGATQVMPSYGRPVGTKYEEVGFAFNKGILTDLLRGELGFDGIICTDWGVLTDADMGGQFMAARAWGAESLTRPEKMLKSLDAGADQFGGELCSDVLVDLVKSGKVSESRLDASVAKLLREKFILGLFEHPYVDADAADGIVGAPEFRGAGLAAQRGSLTLLKNDRGAGDSSLLPLREGVKVYAEGVDVEVLGKYATVVDSPDKVDVAILRVKAPYEHRPGAFEAMMHAGSLEFSDETIAHIAEVSKTVPTVIDLYLDRPAIVKPLVPLVTSLIVDYGACDEAVLDVLFGRDKPKGRLPFDIPSSMKAVEEAQSDVPFDTADPTYHFGDGLGYER from the coding sequence ATGGCTGAGCAAGCAAAGGAGCATTTCCCGTTTGAGGATTCGTCGCTGCCGACGGACGAACGTGTGAAAGACCTTTTGGGGCGGATGACGCTTGAGGAAAAGGCAGGGCTGATGTTCCAGAACATGGCGATGTTCGGGCCCGTCGACCAGGGAGCGCCGGTATTCGGTCTGCCATCCTTGGAGGAAATGATCACCAAGGATCACATGTCCTACTTCAACATGGTCGGTACCGGCAAGACCGGGCGCGACATGGCGGAGTGGTACAACAAGGCACAACATATCGCCCTGCAGCAGCGTCTGCCTATCCCGCTGACGATTTCCAGCGATCCGCGTCATAGCTTCACTGACAACCCTGGTACCGGCATGCTTTCAGGAGCGTTCTCGCAATGGCCGGAATCGTTAGGGTTGGCCGCATTGAGAGACAAGGAGACCGTAAAGCGTTACGGTGACATTGTTCGTCAGGAGTATCGCGCGGTAGGCCTTTCCTCGGCGCTGCATCCGCAGATTGATGTGATGACCGAGCCTCGTTGGGCCCGTTGCAATGGGACGTTCGGTGAGGACGCGGACCTGGTCAGCGAATGCACGACTGCGTATATCAATGGTTTGCAGGGTGAGAAACTCGGGCCTGATTCCGTCGCGGCAATGATCAAGCACTTCCCGGGCGGCGGCCCTGAAAAGGACGGCGAGGATCCGCATTTCGATTACGGCAAGGATCAGGTCTATCCCGGCAATAACCTGGAATATCATCTGAAGCCTTTCAAGGCGGCGATTGCGGCCGGTGCCACGCAGGTCATGCCTTCCTACGGCCGTCCTGTCGGCACGAAGTACGAAGAAGTCGGCTTCGCCTTCAACAAGGGAATTCTCACTGATTTGCTGCGTGGCGAGCTGGGCTTTGACGGCATCATCTGCACCGATTGGGGCGTGCTCACGGACGCGGATATGGGCGGCCAGTTCATGGCTGCGCGTGCGTGGGGCGCCGAAAGCTTGACGCGCCCCGAGAAGATGCTGAAGTCGCTCGATGCCGGAGCCGATCAGTTCGGCGGCGAGCTGTGCAGCGACGTTTTGGTCGATCTCGTGAAGTCCGGCAAGGTTTCCGAATCGCGTCTCGACGCTTCCGTGGCCAAGCTGCTGCGCGAGAAGTTCATTCTCGGTCTTTTCGAGCATCCATACGTGGATGCCGACGCGGCCGACGGCATCGTCGGTGCGCCGGAATTCCGCGGGGCCGGTCTGGCCGCGCAGCGTGGTTCGCTTACTTTGCTCAAGAACGACAGGGGTGCTGGGGATTCGTCGCTCCTGCCGTTGCGTGAGGGTGTGAAGGTCTATGCCGAAGGTGTCGATGTGGAGGTTCTTGGCAAGTATGCCACGGTTGTGGATAGCCCTGACAAGGTGGATGTCGCGATTCTGCGTGTCAAGGCGCCTTATGAGCATCGTCCTGGAGCTTTCGAGGCGATGATGCACGCGGGGTCGCTGGAATTCAGTGACGAGACCATCGCTCATATCGCTGAGGTCTCGAAGACAGTCCCCACGGTCATCGACCTCTATCTTGATCGTCCTGCCATCGTCAAGCCGCTGGTGCCGCTGGTCACGTCGCTTATTGTTGACTACGGTGCCTGCGACGAGGCCGTGTTGGACGTGCTGTTCGGACGTGACAAGCCCAAAGGCCGTCTGCCATTCGATATCCCCAGTTCGATGAAGGCCGTCGAGGAGGCCCAAAGCGATGTACCCTTCGACACTGCCGATCCTACCTACCATTTCGGTGACGGCCTCGGTTATGAGCGCTGA
- a CDS encoding TatD family hydrolase: MSKKHRDRSWAPAPQALPDGVSVVDDHTHVASVVPFAREMNREAIERDQPPVPVYSVDEILAQAKAVGVEGVIDVGCELPNLKVAVQMALDHPGTVHAGLAIHPNEAVLHGHRGVPGPDGLPLKYQPWHDVSFEDALAEVHRLATKYPEQVVTIGETGMDLFRTGEAAMEIQRDAFRAHIALAKELNLPLQIHDRDAHKEVIETLLRDGSPERTVFHSWSGDTELAQIAKEQGWYLSFSGASSFKGNEEIRKSAAVVGLDHIMVETDAPYLTPMPYRGRPNAPYMIPYTLKALADTLDLSVGEVAEATRRTTWVVYGV; the protein is encoded by the coding sequence ATGAGCAAGAAACATCGCGATCGAAGCTGGGCGCCGGCGCCACAAGCGCTGCCGGACGGGGTCAGCGTAGTCGACGACCACACGCATGTGGCAAGCGTGGTGCCGTTCGCGCGCGAGATGAATCGGGAGGCCATCGAACGTGATCAGCCGCCGGTGCCGGTTTACAGCGTCGACGAGATTCTCGCGCAGGCTAAAGCCGTCGGGGTCGAAGGCGTCATTGACGTGGGCTGTGAGCTGCCGAATCTCAAGGTCGCTGTCCAGATGGCGCTCGACCATCCCGGAACTGTGCACGCAGGTCTGGCAATCCATCCGAACGAGGCAGTGCTGCATGGTCATCGCGGAGTTCCTGGCCCGGATGGTCTGCCCCTGAAATACCAGCCGTGGCACGACGTGAGTTTCGAGGACGCGCTCGCTGAGGTTCACCGCTTGGCTACGAAATATCCCGAGCAGGTGGTCACCATCGGCGAAACCGGCATGGACCTCTTCCGCACCGGCGAGGCCGCGATGGAAATTCAGCGTGATGCTTTCCGTGCCCATATCGCTCTGGCCAAGGAGCTCAATTTGCCGCTGCAGATCCACGACCGCGACGCCCACAAAGAGGTCATCGAAACTCTGCTCAGAGACGGCAGCCCAGAACGCACGGTTTTCCACAGCTGGTCCGGTGACACTGAGCTCGCGCAAATCGCCAAGGAGCAGGGCTGGTACCTGAGCTTTTCCGGCGCTTCGAGTTTCAAGGGCAACGAGGAAATCCGCAAGTCCGCCGCCGTCGTGGGTCTCGACCACATCATGGTGGAAACCGATGCTCCTTATCTCACCCCAATGCCGTATCGTGGCCGTCCAAATGCCCCGTATATGATTCCCTATACCTTGAAGGCGCTTGCCGACACCCTCGATTTGTCGGTAGGTGAAGTCGCGGAGGCGACGCGTCGCACCACATGGGTTGTCTACGGCGTATAA